One genomic window of Micromonospora sp. WMMD1128 includes the following:
- a CDS encoding DUF2231 domain-containing protein, whose protein sequence is MESRLKVLGHPVHPMLVMFPLGLLVTAVIFDLVDTVGGPDFLGEVAYWNITVGLIGGLLAAAAGAFDLLALPAGTRAKRVGLTHAGANVAVILLFAAVWVVRLNADSRAAGGALIAIEVVAVAILGISAWLGGELVDRLGVGVDPEHDLDAPSSLRPGPQRIGDAR, encoded by the coding sequence ATGGAGAGCCGGCTGAAGGTACTCGGCCATCCCGTGCACCCGATGCTCGTGATGTTCCCGCTGGGCCTGCTGGTCACCGCGGTGATCTTCGACCTGGTCGACACCGTGGGCGGGCCGGACTTCCTCGGCGAGGTCGCGTACTGGAACATCACGGTGGGCCTGATCGGCGGCCTGCTGGCCGCCGCGGCCGGGGCCTTCGACCTGCTCGCCCTGCCGGCCGGCACCCGCGCCAAGCGGGTCGGGCTCACCCACGCCGGCGCCAACGTGGCGGTGATCCTGCTCTTCGCCGCGGTCTGGGTGGTCCGGCTCAACGCCGACTCGCGCGCGGCCGGGGGCGCCCTGATCGCCATCGAGGTGGTCGCCGTGGCGATCCTCGGGATCAGCGCCTGGCTCGGCGGTGAGCTGGTGGACCGGCTGGGCGTCGGCGTCGACCCGGAGCACGACCTCGACGCCCCCAGCTCGTTGCGACCCGGCCCGCAGCGGATCGGCGACGCACGATGA
- a CDS encoding GNAT family N-acetyltransferase has protein sequence MTAPEIAVAAPEDREQVLASLVAAFTKDPVLRHLFPDDPTYPRYATAFFGHLFDKRVHKGTIWTIEHGRSVAIWEPPSADDGWPDDRLAAQLPADALTRVRAYDEAVHAALPAAPFWYLGVLGTHPDSAGRRWGHAVMRAGLDRAAADGLPAVLETSNTDNVEVYRRAGWEVVDRFAEPLPTWIMRLPARVR, from the coding sequence GTGACCGCACCTGAGATCGCCGTCGCCGCGCCGGAAGACCGTGAGCAGGTCCTCGCCTCGTTGGTCGCCGCATTCACCAAGGACCCGGTCCTGCGACACCTGTTCCCCGACGACCCGACCTATCCGCGGTACGCGACCGCCTTCTTCGGGCACCTCTTCGACAAGCGGGTGCACAAGGGAACGATCTGGACGATCGAACATGGCAGGTCGGTTGCGATCTGGGAGCCGCCCTCGGCCGACGACGGGTGGCCCGACGACAGACTCGCCGCCCAACTCCCGGCTGACGCGTTGACCCGCGTCCGCGCCTACGACGAGGCCGTGCACGCCGCACTGCCGGCTGCCCCCTTCTGGTATCTCGGGGTGTTGGGCACGCACCCGGACAGCGCCGGCCGCAGATGGGGCCACGCGGTCATGCGGGCGGGGCTCGACCGGGCCGCCGCCGACGGCCTGCCGGCCGTCCTGGAGACGAGCAACACCGACAACGTCGAGGTGTACCGGCGCGCCGGCTGGGAGGTGGTGGACCGCTTCGCGGAGCCGTTACCCACCTGGATCATGCGGCTGCCAGCGCGGGTGCGGTGA
- a CDS encoding pyridoxamine 5'-phosphate oxidase family protein has protein sequence MPRAVAKERRTLHQRDREWLAASPFCLVATAGADGSCDVSPKGDPPGFALVLDDTTVAIPERPGNRRADGYRNILENPHVGLLFLIPGRTDTLRINGRARLLRDAPWFADMEVKGHRPVLAVEVAVEQIFYHCAKAFLRSELWAPETWQPDVLPSRPRLVKEVEAPAESLADLERHYGPDYAKKLYV, from the coding sequence ATGCCGCGGGCGGTCGCGAAGGAGCGCCGCACGCTGCACCAACGAGACCGGGAATGGCTTGCCGCCTCGCCGTTCTGCCTGGTCGCCACCGCCGGGGCGGACGGCAGTTGCGACGTCTCCCCGAAGGGTGACCCGCCCGGCTTCGCGCTGGTGCTCGACGACACCACCGTGGCCATCCCGGAACGCCCCGGCAACCGGCGCGCCGACGGCTACCGCAACATCCTGGAGAACCCGCACGTGGGCCTGCTCTTCCTGATCCCCGGGCGCACCGACACGCTGCGGATCAACGGCCGGGCGCGGCTGCTCCGCGACGCGCCGTGGTTCGCCGACATGGAGGTCAAGGGCCACCGGCCGGTGCTCGCCGTCGAGGTGGCCGTCGAGCAGATCTTCTACCACTGCGCGAAGGCGTTCCTCCGCTCCGAGCTGTGGGCGCCGGAGACCTGGCAGCCGGACGTGCTGCCGTCCCGGCCCCGGCTCGTCAAGGAGGTGGAGGCGCCGGCGGAGAGCCTGGCCGACCTGGAACGGCACTACGGCCCGGACTACGCGAAGAAGCTCTACGTCTGA
- a CDS encoding glycosyltransferase family 9 protein encodes MTTPSDGSSSARCGREPSSALGPTGERIPDVERIAVLRANALGDFIFLLPALDALRMAYPSAEIVLLGAPWHAAFWRDRPGPVDRVLVVPPTPGIREPGPDESPVEPADFLAAARAERFDLALQVHGGGANSNPFVARLGARVTAGLRAEDAPPLDRWLRYVYYQHEVVRYLEVVALVGAPATTITPVLAVTDADRAEASVVLGAPTRPRVALHPGATDTRRRWPPESFAEVARALAGDGYEVLVTGTPAERETVDAVVAAAGVPVRPQVGTLGLGALAAAYADCALVVSNDTGPLHLAAAVGAPTVGIFWIGNLINGASPLRGRHRPIAAWTIRCPVCGVDCTPGIYPHRPGDGNCPHRVSFVADVPAVEVIEAARDLLTPPPPAR; translated from the coding sequence GTGACCACCCCGTCCGACGGCTCCAGCTCGGCGCGCTGCGGCCGGGAGCCGTCGTCGGCGCTCGGCCCGACCGGCGAGCGCATACCGGACGTCGAACGGATCGCCGTGCTGCGGGCCAACGCGCTCGGCGACTTCATCTTCCTGCTCCCCGCGCTTGACGCGCTGCGGATGGCGTACCCGTCGGCGGAGATCGTGCTGCTCGGCGCGCCGTGGCACGCGGCGTTCTGGCGCGACCGGCCCGGCCCGGTGGACCGGGTGCTGGTGGTGCCGCCGACGCCGGGCATCCGCGAGCCCGGGCCGGACGAGTCGCCGGTCGAGCCGGCGGACTTCCTGGCCGCCGCCCGCGCCGAACGGTTCGACCTGGCGTTGCAGGTGCACGGCGGTGGCGCCAACTCCAACCCGTTCGTGGCGCGGCTCGGCGCCCGGGTCACCGCCGGCCTGCGGGCCGAGGACGCGCCGCCGCTCGACCGCTGGCTGCGCTACGTCTATTACCAGCACGAGGTGGTCCGCTACCTGGAGGTGGTGGCCCTGGTCGGGGCGCCGGCCACCACGATCACCCCGGTGCTGGCGGTGACCGACGCCGACCGGGCCGAGGCGTCCGTGGTGCTCGGCGCGCCGACCCGACCCCGGGTGGCGCTGCACCCGGGGGCCACCGACACCCGGCGGCGCTGGCCGCCGGAGAGCTTCGCCGAGGTCGCCCGGGCGCTGGCCGGGGACGGGTACGAGGTGCTTGTCACCGGCACCCCGGCCGAGCGGGAGACGGTCGACGCGGTGGTCGCGGCGGCCGGCGTGCCGGTGCGTCCGCAGGTCGGCACGCTGGGGCTCGGCGCGCTCGCCGCCGCCTACGCGGACTGCGCGCTGGTGGTCTCCAACGACACCGGCCCGCTGCACCTGGCCGCCGCCGTGGGCGCACCGACCGTCGGGATCTTCTGGATCGGCAACCTGATCAACGGGGCGTCGCCGCTGCGTGGCCGGCACCGCCCGATCGCCGCCTGGACCATCCGCTGCCCGGTCTGCGGCGTCGACTGCACGCCCGGGATCTATCCGCACCGCCCCGGCGACGGGAACTGCCCGCACCGGGTGTCGTTCGTCGCCGACGTGCCGGCCGTCGAGGTGATCGAGGCGGCCCGTGACCTGCTCACACCTCCGCCACCGGCTCGTTGA
- a CDS encoding GntR family transcriptional regulator, which yields MSLDPHSGVPLHRQLAAALRARIAAGEWPAGGLLPAQSRIGYDYGVGKAAVQAAVGILRNEGLVVTERGYGTRVAVEQELTRVAVPRGAQVRSRMPTEAERAELGIEPGAVVPVLVVSLGGRVRGVYAADRVVLTLS from the coding sequence GTGAGCCTCGACCCGCACTCAGGGGTGCCCCTGCATCGGCAGTTGGCCGCCGCGCTGCGGGCCCGGATCGCCGCCGGGGAGTGGCCGGCGGGCGGGCTGCTGCCGGCGCAGTCCCGGATCGGGTACGACTACGGCGTGGGCAAGGCAGCAGTCCAGGCCGCCGTTGGCATCCTGCGCAACGAGGGCCTGGTCGTCACGGAGCGCGGCTACGGTACGCGCGTGGCCGTCGAGCAGGAGCTGACCCGGGTGGCCGTGCCGCGCGGCGCGCAGGTCCGGTCGCGGATGCCGACCGAGGCGGAGCGGGCCGAGCTGGGCATCGAGCCGGGGGCGGTGGTGCCGGTCCTGGTGGTCAGCCTGGGTGGCCGGGTGAGGGGTGTGTACGCGGCCGATCGGGTGGTGCTGACGCTCTCGTGA
- a CDS encoding Hsp20/alpha crystallin family protein, producing the protein MTDPKGWRGRQQGWDPMGELQSLRAELSRLVSGRAGTPDVEMAEVADGWEVVVRLPGVAPEEVAVELDDRELCVRARSEAEVNADQGIPGGFTTRGFEYRVDLPARVDPERIDAVMDHGLLRVRLPRAARPATRTITVGRTGPRATVDRTPTWADPAADRELHHPDTALDETDRP; encoded by the coding sequence ATGACGGACCCGAAGGGCTGGCGGGGTCGCCAGCAGGGCTGGGACCCGATGGGCGAGTTGCAGTCGCTGCGCGCCGAGCTGAGCCGGCTGGTCAGCGGTCGGGCCGGCACCCCCGACGTGGAGATGGCCGAGGTGGCCGACGGCTGGGAGGTGGTGGTCCGGCTGCCCGGCGTGGCGCCGGAGGAGGTGGCCGTCGAGCTGGACGACCGGGAGCTGTGCGTACGGGCCCGGTCGGAGGCCGAGGTCAACGCCGACCAGGGCATCCCGGGCGGGTTCACCACCCGCGGCTTCGAATACCGGGTGGACCTGCCGGCGCGCGTCGACCCGGAGCGGATCGACGCGGTCATGGACCACGGCCTGCTGCGGGTGCGACTGCCCCGGGCGGCCCGGCCCGCGACGCGCACCATCACCGTCGGCCGCACCGGCCCGCGCGCCACCGTTGACCGTACGCCGACCTGGGCCGACCCGGCCGCGGACCGGGAGCTGCACCACCCGGACACCGCGCTCGACGAGACCGACCGGCCGTAG
- a CDS encoding VOC family protein, whose product MSQPVVHFEIIGTDPQRLRGYYSTLFGWEFDVGGPVAESVSRPGEYGFTDPAAGSDQSGIPGGVGGGADHRPHVVFYVGVPDVEAALRRAEQLGGSRAMGPERAPGRDLVVAHFTDPEGNLVGLAGPA is encoded by the coding sequence ATGAGCCAGCCAGTGGTGCACTTCGAAATCATCGGGACTGATCCCCAACGGCTACGCGGCTACTACAGCACCCTGTTCGGGTGGGAGTTCGACGTCGGCGGCCCGGTCGCGGAGTCGGTCTCCCGACCCGGTGAGTACGGCTTCACCGACCCCGCCGCCGGCAGCGACCAGTCCGGCATTCCGGGCGGCGTCGGCGGCGGAGCCGACCACCGGCCGCACGTCGTCTTCTACGTCGGCGTCCCCGACGTGGAGGCCGCGCTCCGGCGCGCCGAGCAGTTGGGCGGCAGCCGCGCCATGGGCCCCGAGCGGGCGCCCGGGCGGGACCTGGTGGTCGCCCACTTCACCGACCCCGAGGGCAACCTCGTCGGCCTCGCCGGACCGGCATAG
- a CDS encoding winged helix-turn-helix transcriptional regulator — protein MPTSRTYGDACGIARALDVVGERWALLVVRELLFGPQRFSDLHRALPGASSNMLTDRLRELENHEVIRRRRLPAPAASTVYELTGSGRELEPVLLALGGWGLRFPPPPAPVHLSATSVLLFLRGSRPPDRLPATYRVELDDHVWTVRVRDGRIDVEPGEPARADACLRTDPTTLNALLDGSGSLPAALAAGNATVSGDEAGLRRLFTAADSGTAAHP, from the coding sequence ATGCCGACCAGCCGCACCTACGGTGACGCCTGCGGGATCGCCCGCGCCCTCGATGTCGTCGGCGAGCGCTGGGCACTCCTCGTCGTCCGCGAGCTGCTTTTCGGGCCGCAACGCTTCTCCGACCTCCACCGGGCGCTGCCCGGGGCCAGCTCGAACATGCTCACCGACCGGCTGCGCGAGCTGGAGAATCATGAGGTGATCCGCAGGCGTCGGCTTCCGGCCCCGGCGGCCTCGACGGTGTACGAGCTGACCGGCTCCGGGCGCGAGTTGGAGCCGGTCCTGCTCGCGCTCGGCGGCTGGGGCCTGCGCTTCCCGCCGCCACCGGCCCCGGTCCACCTCAGCGCGACCTCGGTGCTCCTGTTCCTGCGCGGTTCCCGGCCCCCCGACAGGCTCCCGGCCACCTATCGCGTCGAGCTTGACGACCATGTGTGGACGGTGCGCGTTCGGGACGGCCGGATCGACGTCGAGCCGGGCGAGCCGGCGCGCGCGGACGCCTGCCTGCGCACCGACCCCACCACGCTCAACGCCCTGCTCGACGGCTCCGGTTCGCTCCCGGCCGCGCTCGCCGCCGGAAACGCGACCGTCAGCGGCGACGAGGCCGGACTACGCCGACTCTTCACCGCCGCCGATTCTGGGACAGCCGCGCACCCGTAG
- a CDS encoding glycosyltransferase family A protein: MTRPLDPGTPEQFRRPRRVDVLIPTRNRPAELAVTLAGLAAQEGVPGFGVVVSDQSDGDPAYAHPAAATMIRALRHRGHPVLLTRRLPRRGLAEHRSYLLARSAADAVLCLDDDVWLEPGSLSRLVTALAELGCGFVGNAVHGLSYVDDVRPDTHRHYEEWPGPPEPERIRPGTPEWQRASIHPAANLLHVTEKLALPADAWRAYKVSWIGGCVLYDRAKLVDSGGFDFWDRLPERHQGEDVAAQLAVLERHGGAGVLPSGAYHLESPTTVTERDVEAWEVVLNEPVAEV, encoded by the coding sequence GTGACCCGACCGCTCGACCCGGGCACGCCCGAGCAGTTCCGCCGACCCCGGCGCGTCGACGTGCTGATCCCCACCCGCAACCGGCCCGCCGAGCTGGCGGTCACCCTCGCCGGGCTGGCCGCCCAGGAGGGCGTACCCGGTTTCGGGGTGGTGGTCAGCGACCAGTCCGACGGCGATCCCGCGTACGCCCACCCGGCGGCGGCCACCATGATCCGCGCCCTGCGGCACCGGGGGCACCCGGTGTTGCTGACCCGGCGGCTGCCCCGGCGCGGGCTGGCCGAGCACCGGTCCTACCTGCTGGCCCGGTCGGCGGCCGACGCGGTGCTCTGCCTCGACGACGACGTGTGGCTGGAGCCGGGCAGCCTGTCCCGGCTGGTCACCGCGCTGGCGGAGCTGGGCTGCGGGTTCGTCGGCAACGCGGTGCACGGGCTGTCCTACGTCGACGACGTGCGCCCGGACACCCACCGACACTACGAGGAGTGGCCGGGCCCACCGGAGCCCGAGCGGATCCGCCCGGGCACGCCGGAGTGGCAGCGGGCGTCGATCCACCCGGCGGCGAACCTGCTGCACGTCACCGAGAAACTGGCGCTGCCGGCGGACGCCTGGCGGGCGTACAAGGTGTCCTGGATCGGCGGCTGCGTGCTCTACGACCGGGCGAAGCTGGTCGACTCCGGCGGCTTCGACTTCTGGGACCGGCTGCCCGAGCGGCACCAGGGCGAGGACGTGGCCGCCCAGCTCGCGGTGCTGGAGCGCCACGGCGGCGCCGGCGTGCTGCCGAGCGGCGCCTACCACCTGGAGTCGCCGACCACTGTCACCGAGCGGGACGTGGAGGCGTGGGAGGTCGTGCTCAACGAGCCGGTGGCGGAGGTGTGA